The DNA region CAGACCCCTCCTCTGCGCCGAGCTCCCTGAACACCAGCCTCACCCTGGGGAGAGATGAGAGATTTCCCACCGACGTGGCTTCCAGCAGCGTCCCGGGGTCCtcggctgcctgctgccccccgctccccgctgtGCCCCGGCCCCACGGCAGCACCGCATGCCACAGCAGCCACGGTCCTGCAGCTTTATTGGGGTCAGAAGCGCAGCCCTCGGCGGCGCAGGTCCGCCCGCGCCGCGCTGATCTGCTCCTGCAGCTCGGCGGCCGCCTCCTCGCAGTCGTTAAAGGTGGCCAGGCGGTAGCCCACGGTGGCCAGGGAGTAGCAGCCGAAGGCCACCAGCAGGTAGacgggcaggggcagcagggccTGCCGGTACGGGGccggcagccgcagccccggcggcgCCAGCGCCAGCGCGGCCCAGGCGGAGCCCAGCAGGGCGAGTCCACACAGCCACTGCCCCAGCTTGGTCATGGCGGCCTGCGGAGAGAGGGGCCGTGAGAGCCGCACCGACCCGCGCCCTGCACCCACCCCGCCCGCCCCAACCGGGCCGCGGCCGGTCCCCTCCGGGGCCTCCCGAACAGGGCCCGGCCCTGAACCCCtccgggcccgggcccgggcccgggcccgggcccagCCCATCTCCGCGCCCGCCAAAGGAACCGGtcgcgcccccgcccgccggtaccggcccccgccccccacctGGATGGGTCCCGGGCCCCGCGCCCGCGCTGCCCCCCGTCGCGAGGATGACGTCACGGCAGCGCGCCGCAGCCGCGGGGCCCGCTGGGAGCTGTAGTGCGGAGCCACGCCAGAGCGCAGAGCGCATGCGCGACGAGAGGCTGCGGGGCGCCCCTacaggcggggcggggcgggccgcaCCCCCCCTCCaggccccggggccgcgggcagcgccAAGCTTTGgcagcggccggggccggggccgcagGAAGCATCTGGTTTCCTCCGCGTCCGGCCGCGGCGGGTGGTGCGGGGGGGACCGGCGTGGGAGCAGGCCCGGCCAGCCCTCCCACGGCTCGTGGGGCCTGGGCTCTTCCCACGgtcaccccccgccccggggcagccccggtgcccggTGGCACCCCCCCTGCCCGTCGCGGGGAGGGCACGGACGTGTCTTTGTTCCCCTGCCAAGTGCCGGCAGCCTTGGCTGCGCCGGCGCaggggctcagcagcagccagggacagagCTTcacccccagcagctccccctccccatcgCCCGCCAGAGCCCCGAGCGCCGCTGcgtcccgcagccccccgccgggacccccgcagccccccgctgACTCTCTCCAGCCAGGCCAAGCCCCTGCAGCACCAGAGCCTGCTCCGACCCGCCCAGCTCCTCTGAGATTTTCCTCCCTTGCAGGTCCAGGCACACCAGACACCGTCAGCACATTTTCCCTGCGAGGTGGTGGGGGGGtcggcagctgcctccctgccctggccaCGCT from Pelecanus crispus isolate bPelCri1 chromosome 22, bPelCri1.pri, whole genome shotgun sequence includes:
- the DPM3 gene encoding dolichol-phosphate mannosyltransferase subunit 3 encodes the protein MTKLGQWLCGLALLGSAWAALALAPPGLRLPAPYRQALLPLPVYLLVAFGCYSLATVGYRLATFNDCEEAAAELQEQISAARADLRRRGLRF